From Amycolatopsis sp. cg9, one genomic window encodes:
- a CDS encoding ABC transporter permease yields the protein MSFFDELGRYLSSGNNRGQVLGDLGDHVYLALLPLVLGIVLAIAAGWLGHRWQPARQVLMVLANLLYTIPSLALFVVIPGLIGSKILDSVNVVVALTIYTTALLVRPVLDALDAVPPSVTAAATAVGYKPLRKFFAVELPLSVPVLAAGVRVASVSNISLVSVGALIGTGGLGVLFTDGFQREYFSPIVVGIVLTLLLALVVDLVLVGIRNLLTPWERVTAA from the coding sequence ATGAGCTTCTTCGACGAGCTCGGGCGGTACCTGAGCAGCGGGAACAACCGCGGCCAAGTCCTCGGCGACCTCGGTGACCACGTCTACCTGGCGCTGCTCCCGCTGGTGCTCGGCATCGTGCTGGCGATCGCGGCGGGCTGGCTCGGTCACCGCTGGCAGCCCGCGCGCCAGGTCCTCATGGTGCTGGCGAACCTGCTCTACACGATCCCGTCGCTCGCGCTGTTCGTGGTCATCCCCGGCCTGATCGGGTCGAAGATCCTCGACAGCGTCAACGTCGTCGTCGCGCTGACGATCTACACCACGGCGCTGCTGGTCCGCCCGGTGCTCGACGCGCTGGACGCGGTGCCGCCGTCGGTGACCGCCGCGGCCACGGCGGTCGGGTACAAGCCGCTGCGCAAGTTCTTCGCCGTCGAGCTGCCGCTGTCCGTGCCGGTGCTCGCGGCCGGCGTGCGGGTGGCGTCGGTGAGCAACATCAGCCTGGTCAGCGTGGGTGCGCTGATCGGCACCGGCGGCCTCGGCGTGCTGTTCACCGACGGGTTCCAGCGCGAATACTTCTCGCCGATCGTCGTCGGCATCGTGCTGACGCTGCTGCTCGCGCTCGTCGTCGACCTGGTCCTGGTGGGGATCCGGAACCTCCTGACACCGTGGGAACGGGTGACTGCCGCGTGA
- a CDS encoding ABC transporter ATP-binding protein, translated as MTIEFRDVTKQYPDGTVAVDKLNLTVEDGTITVFVGPSGCGKTTSLRMINRMVEPTGGQVLLDGKDVAEGDPALLRRGIGYVIQHAGLFPHRTVLDNIATVPLLSGWDKAKARQRAAELLEIIGLPSELGKRYPAQLSGGQQQRVGVARALAADSPVLLMDEPFSAVDPIVREDLQNELLRLQSQLGKTIVFVTHDIDEAVRLGDKVAVMRVGGKLAQYGTPADVLRHPVDDFVASFVGRDRGYRGLSFLSADGVEVKEIELVEIGSPVAASDGWRLAVNTDKQPRGWLAPNSTVDGALSEEDLVAGGSLWIHGTPIRGALDAALSSPASLGVVVDEDHRVLGGVVARQVLDVIEATPQAS; from the coding sequence AATTCCGCGACGTGACCAAGCAGTATCCGGATGGGACGGTCGCCGTCGACAAGCTGAACCTGACGGTCGAGGACGGCACGATCACCGTGTTCGTCGGCCCGTCCGGCTGCGGCAAGACGACGTCGCTGCGGATGATCAACCGGATGGTCGAGCCGACCGGCGGGCAGGTGCTGCTCGACGGCAAGGACGTCGCCGAGGGCGACCCGGCGCTGCTGCGCCGCGGCATCGGGTACGTCATCCAGCACGCCGGGCTCTTTCCACATCGGACGGTGCTGGACAACATCGCGACCGTGCCGCTGCTTTCGGGCTGGGACAAGGCGAAGGCGCGTCAACGGGCCGCCGAACTGCTGGAGATCATCGGCCTGCCGTCGGAACTCGGCAAGCGGTACCCGGCGCAGCTCTCGGGCGGCCAGCAGCAGCGCGTCGGCGTCGCCCGCGCGCTCGCCGCGGACTCGCCGGTGCTGCTGATGGACGAGCCGTTCTCCGCCGTCGACCCGATCGTGCGCGAGGACCTGCAGAACGAGCTGCTGCGGCTGCAGTCGCAGCTGGGCAAGACCATCGTGTTCGTCACGCACGACATCGACGAGGCCGTCCGGCTCGGCGACAAGGTGGCGGTGATGCGGGTCGGCGGCAAGCTCGCCCAGTACGGCACCCCCGCCGACGTGCTGCGGCACCCGGTGGACGACTTCGTGGCGTCCTTCGTCGGCCGCGACCGCGGCTACCGCGGGCTGTCCTTCCTCTCCGCCGATGGCGTCGAGGTCAAGGAGATCGAACTCGTCGAGATCGGTTCCCCGGTGGCCGCGAGCGACGGCTGGCGGCTCGCCGTCAACACCGACAAGCAACCCCGCGGCTGGCTCGCTCCGAACTCCACAGTGGACGGCGCACTGTCCGAAGAAGACCTCGTCGCCGGCGGTTCGCTGTGGATCCACGGCACCCCGATCCGCGGCGCGCTCGACGCGGCCCTGTCGTCCCCGGCCAGCCTCGGCGTGGTCGTCGACGAAGACCACCGCGTGCTCGGCGGCGTCGTCGCCCGGCAGGTCCTGGACGTGATCGAGGCCACGCCGCAGGCGTCATGA